Proteins from a single region of Chloroflexota bacterium:
- a CDS encoding Fic family protein codes for MAVESVSGGEYMGNVRWSPIEPLREETVNVDFAEIDALKRQWLDVKSNVEASNPTAYEKFNEELYRSWAIETGIIEGLYELDRGITQTLIERGFVTNYIERNSSNRTPGDLIATLRDHRAAIDHIYGWIADSRPLTIWFIKSLHEAIARNQTTYAGVDQFGNAVTTELHRGRFKQWPNNPTRPDGVVHEYCPPEHVESELDRLKECYQSYDGKQHPLAIAAWLHHRFTQIHPFEDGNGRVVRALLTWHLVRGKFLPIVVTRDTRPEYIATLEAADSGELSPHVRLLVKLERQTLLDALKVEHGHVTSIDTVSEVVGFISDRFRKKQKEREAKLRSVQDIALEIRNYTNELLQEETFQTAQQLNESIGWNIFPEVSLGGPEEENEYYYRREVLETANSAGHWVNFQEPRYFVRVTMRVSSISRSPTMVFVVSLHSVGRYITGVMAATNFVMYRYPSTPDEGEGEGESLAPEFDICSIDPFFLTVGDQFEQLRLRFETWLRQGYSLALQRWGERVVEQA; via the coding sequence ATGGCTGTGGAATCAGTAAGTGGAGGAGAGTACATGGGGAATGTTAGGTGGTCGCCGATAGAGCCTCTAAGAGAAGAGACTGTAAACGTAGACTTCGCCGAAATTGATGCGCTCAAGAGGCAGTGGTTGGATGTAAAGAGTAACGTTGAAGCCTCCAACCCTACGGCATACGAGAAGTTCAACGAAGAGCTCTATCGAAGTTGGGCGATTGAAACAGGGATTATTGAAGGACTATATGAACTTGATCGTGGTATAACACAGACCCTGATCGAACGAGGTTTTGTAACCAACTACATCGAAAGAAACTCCTCCAACAGGACACCGGGGGACCTAATCGCTACCCTTCGCGACCACAGAGCAGCGATTGACCACATTTATGGCTGGATTGCAGATTCCCGCCCGCTTACCATTTGGTTCATAAAGAGCCTGCACGAGGCGATTGCTAGGAACCAAACGACTTATGCAGGTGTAGATCAGTTTGGAAATGCTGTAACTACAGAGTTGCACCGCGGACGATTCAAGCAGTGGCCAAACAATCCGACTAGACCAGATGGAGTAGTACATGAGTATTGTCCGCCCGAACATGTCGAATCTGAACTAGATAGGCTGAAGGAATGTTATCAGTCCTATGACGGCAAGCAGCACCCCTTAGCAATTGCCGCGTGGCTGCATCACAGGTTCACTCAAATCCATCCATTTGAAGATGGCAATGGACGTGTGGTTCGTGCCTTGCTGACCTGGCACTTGGTGAGGGGTAAGTTCTTGCCGATTGTGGTAACTCGTGATACGCGGCCCGAATACATTGCTACGCTTGAAGCAGCGGATTCCGGCGAGCTTTCTCCACATGTTCGCCTTTTGGTAAAGCTTGAGAGACAAACACTTCTCGATGCCCTAAAGGTCGAACACGGCCATGTTACAAGCATAGATACCGTAAGTGAAGTTGTAGGGTTTATTTCTGACAGATTTAGGAAAAAACAGAAGGAACGTGAGGCCAAGCTCCGCTCGGTACAGGACATTGCTCTTGAAATTCGGAATTACACGAATGAATTGCTTCAGGAGGAAACTTTCCAAACTGCCCAGCAACTAAATGAGAGCATCGGATGGAATATTTTTCCGGAGGTCTCGTTAGGTGGTCCGGAAGAAGAAAATGAATACTACTATAGAAGAGAAGTACTCGAGACCGCTAACTCGGCAGGACACTGGGTCAATTTCCAGGAGCCTCGGTATTTTGTCCGTGTGACCATGCGTGTGAGTTCAATATCGCGCAGTCCCACGATGGTGTTTGTAGTCTCTTTACACAGTGTTGGGCGATACATTACTGGTGTAATGGCAGCTACGAACTTTGTAATGTATCGCTATCCGTCGACTCCCGACGAAGGAGAGGGTGAGGGTGAATCGCTTGCTCCTGAGTTTGATATATGTAGCATTGATCCCTTCTTTCTTACCGTTGGGGATCAATTTGAGCAGTTAAGATTGCGTTTTGAGACGTGGTTAAGGCAAGGGTATAGCTTAGCTCTTCAAAGATGGGGTGAGAGGGTAGTTGAGCAAGCTTGA
- a CDS encoding SUMF1/EgtB/PvdO family nonheme iron enzyme gives MAIAEERLGQEIWSDLQSNVQERIHGAILMLSEREKQIALTDLARMVATPNQYSVAERVSVGKALSFLGDPRIHSREPKMARIPAGAFTMGTASDSVDQILEGAPAGTEDDGDSHRTQRGALLMETPARSVELPTFFIGRYLVTNMEFRSFVLAGGAPPRDYWDGTTVDPWILNQPVRDVNWEEAVGYCDWLAGETGNAYRLPTEEEWEKAARGTDGRVFPWGETFYYTCGNVWEGGVAAPTPVGVYPDGTSPYGVLDMAGNVAEWTASFIGNYPESEGGDVIASQVAEYGRYRVVRGGCWQDPTQFSRCASRGSPERRDPQAIGFRVALDAKN, from the coding sequence GTGGCCATAGCAGAGGAACGTCTCGGCCAGGAAATCTGGTCCGACCTGCAAAGTAATGTGCAAGAGCGAATTCATGGCGCGATCTTGATGTTGAGTGAGCGCGAGAAGCAAATTGCGCTGACTGATTTGGCGCGCATGGTCGCCACGCCAAATCAATATAGCGTGGCGGAGCGTGTCTCGGTGGGGAAAGCCCTCTCTTTTCTTGGTGACCCGAGAATTCACTCGCGAGAACCCAAGATGGCGCGCATTCCGGCTGGCGCCTTCACAATGGGTACAGCGAGCGATTCAGTAGACCAGATTCTGGAAGGAGCCCCCGCAGGCACCGAGGATGATGGGGATTCTCACCGTACGCAGCGGGGTGCGTTGCTCATGGAAACGCCGGCGCGATCGGTTGAGCTCCCAACATTCTTCATTGGGAGATATCTTGTCACGAATATGGAATTTCGCTCTTTTGTGCTTGCCGGCGGCGCGCCGCCTCGCGACTATTGGGATGGCACTACCGTTGATCCCTGGATCCTGAACCAGCCGGTAAGGGACGTGAATTGGGAAGAAGCGGTAGGGTACTGCGATTGGCTGGCGGGAGAGACAGGGAATGCCTATCGTTTACCTACGGAGGAGGAGTGGGAGAAAGCGGCACGCGGCACGGATGGTAGGGTGTTTCCTTGGGGAGAGACGTTTTACTACACTTGTGGCAATGTTTGGGAAGGCGGTGTCGCGGCGCCCACGCCCGTTGGGGTCTATCCGGATGGCACCAGTCCCTATGGTGTCTTGGATATGGCCGGGAATGTTGCGGAATGGACGGCATCTTTCATAGGCAACTATCCCGAATCCGAGGGCGGTGACGTGATCGCGTCCCAAGTAGCAGAATACGGTCGGTACCGTGTAGTGCGCGGCGGCTGCTGGCAGGATCCCACGCAATTTTCGCGGTGTGCTAGCCGGGGGAGTCCAGAAAGACGAGACCCGCAAGCCATCGGTTTCCGAGTTGCTCTCGACGCCAAGAATTAG
- a CDS encoding extracellular solute-binding protein yields MSILERTISRLQAAGRVPSALRNLRVWSVWINIGLAVMLLTISIPTATSAAVYTQQSQQQDNAEEEDAEEGEGTFITHATGVIEVKLEDNYAETLEQYAKDGYEWVEDIEIPIDHTDIIRFRGQDPEILSELGGKTGEIINWQEETEWMEWRFTVPKTGLYNIELEYFPLAGKRASIQRRIQIDGEYPFQEARRLVFVRFWQDKGLPTTDNQGNDRRPGQLEDPRWETVRIIDGDGMYPWPFDFYLTEGEHVLRMITVREPIAIRSLRLVSPSRPPTYAEVLKMYEEKGYQSAGETLIRHQAELPVERTEATIRMEYTSGPLVDPFSAGYVRLNAYGSFRWRRALQAATWDFEVPEDGLYKIAWRRWQAYASFLPSARRILIDGKVPFQELNSFLFTPDNDRDWRIVTFGENAGEGEPYLFYLTKGRHTLTMEVTVGPSAETIRAINKVVTDLSIMVREITMITGVNPDPYMEFDLTSRIPTLVPRLVTNYTLLREQVGHMTMVNNGVKPNVANVLGEVAFQLEDMASDPESMSRRLSDLSASQGRLSQWLLYLREHPLWLDYLLITNPEMELPRGKANIFQKGWTGFMNFLSSFVRNYYGIGSIYGDDDNTITVWVARGREWGMIMKDMTEDDFTPATGIAVNLQVFPPAQLSAGSVNVLLLSVASGVTPDVATGVLPDVPVEFAIRNGVANMNKFLDYQEVATRFRPGALLPFRWEGGDYAIPETQDFLMMFYRTDIFNELGLNPPDTWQDLYNMIWLLQQRGMDFFFPPVGVSAGGGIYGLAESLVPGFLPFLYQNGGDFYTEKGLSALDSPEALAGFREWTELYTNYKITQQADFYNRMRTGEMPIGVSGFFTYVLLSVAAPELEGRWEMRPLPGKRRPDGQVDRTSGGYGQAVVIMDNSDKQDKAWEWAKWWTSVGAQARFGEELEALIGTEARWNTANVKALNQLPFPQKDIESIQEQWRWFKEQPVTLGGYFTPRHIINAWNRVVLQGWNAREALEEAVKQIDRELLRKREEFGLDVDLSKTKGGLE; encoded by the coding sequence ATGAGCATCCTGGAGAGAACAATTAGTAGGCTTCAGGCAGCAGGTAGAGTGCCGAGCGCATTGCGCAATCTGCGAGTTTGGTCTGTCTGGATCAATATTGGTCTCGCGGTGATGCTGCTGACCATCTCTATTCCCACCGCCACGTCTGCTGCAGTCTATACCCAGCAGAGCCAGCAGCAAGACAATGCGGAGGAAGAGGACGCAGAGGAGGGGGAGGGCACTTTTATCACACACGCCACTGGTGTGATCGAAGTGAAGCTAGAAGACAACTACGCAGAGACGCTTGAGCAATATGCAAAAGACGGCTACGAGTGGGTTGAGGACATCGAGATCCCAATCGACCACACGGACATTATTCGCTTCCGCGGACAGGACCCGGAAATCCTAAGTGAGCTCGGGGGCAAGACGGGCGAGATAATCAACTGGCAGGAAGAGACCGAGTGGATGGAGTGGAGATTTACGGTGCCCAAGACCGGTCTCTACAACATTGAGCTTGAGTACTTTCCCTTGGCTGGCAAGCGCGCCTCCATCCAACGGCGTATACAAATTGATGGAGAGTATCCATTCCAGGAGGCCCGGCGGCTCGTCTTTGTGCGCTTCTGGCAAGACAAGGGGTTGCCGACCACTGACAATCAGGGCAACGACCGACGTCCCGGTCAACTGGAAGACCCGCGATGGGAGACGGTGCGCATCATCGATGGCGATGGCATGTATCCCTGGCCCTTTGACTTTTACTTGACGGAAGGCGAGCACGTGCTGCGCATGATAACGGTGCGTGAACCGATAGCTATTCGCAGCCTGCGTCTTGTGTCGCCGTCACGGCCGCCGACATATGCTGAAGTCTTGAAGATGTACGAAGAGAAGGGCTACCAGAGTGCAGGCGAGACCTTGATTCGCCACCAGGCAGAACTGCCGGTTGAACGGACTGAGGCCACGATTCGCATGGAATACACGTCCGGTCCTTTGGTAGACCCATTTTCTGCCGGCTACGTGCGCCTGAATGCTTACGGCTCGTTCCGCTGGCGCCGCGCGTTGCAGGCGGCGACGTGGGATTTTGAGGTACCGGAAGACGGTCTATACAAGATTGCCTGGCGACGCTGGCAGGCGTATGCAAGCTTCTTGCCCTCTGCCCGGCGCATTCTGATAGACGGCAAGGTTCCGTTCCAGGAACTCAATAGTTTCTTATTTACGCCGGACAACGACCGAGATTGGCGTATTGTGACCTTTGGAGAAAATGCAGGCGAGGGAGAACCCTACCTATTCTATCTCACGAAAGGGAGGCATACCCTTACGATGGAGGTCACCGTCGGCCCCTCTGCCGAGACGATTCGGGCCATCAACAAGGTTGTGACCGACCTATCGATTATGGTGCGTGAGATTACGATGATTACGGGTGTTAATCCCGACCCATACATGGAATTCGATCTCACCTCCCGTATTCCGACTCTCGTGCCCCGCTTGGTGACGAATTACACGTTGCTGAGAGAGCAAGTCGGCCATATGACCATGGTCAACAACGGCGTGAAGCCGAACGTGGCCAATGTTTTGGGCGAAGTCGCCTTCCAGTTGGAAGACATGGCAAGTGACCCCGAAAGTATGTCCCGTCGCTTGAGCGACCTTAGTGCAAGTCAGGGGCGGCTTTCGCAGTGGCTTCTCTATCTGCGCGAACACCCGCTCTGGCTCGACTACCTTTTGATCACCAATCCTGAGATGGAATTACCGCGCGGCAAAGCTAACATCTTCCAAAAGGGTTGGACCGGATTTATGAACTTCCTAAGTTCGTTTGTCCGGAACTATTACGGCATCGGCTCGATTTACGGCGATGATGACAACACCATTACCGTGTGGGTGGCCCGTGGCCGCGAGTGGGGCATGATCATGAAGGACATGACCGAGGATGACTTTACGCCGGCGACCGGCATCGCCGTTAACCTCCAAGTATTCCCACCGGCACAATTGAGTGCGGGCTCGGTAAACGTGTTGCTCCTCTCGGTAGCGAGTGGTGTGACTCCTGACGTGGCGACCGGTGTTCTGCCGGACGTTCCCGTGGAGTTTGCCATCCGCAACGGCGTTGCCAACATGAATAAGTTCTTGGACTATCAGGAGGTGGCAACGCGATTCCGTCCTGGGGCGCTCTTGCCCTTCCGTTGGGAAGGCGGAGACTACGCAATACCGGAAACGCAGGACTTCTTGATGATGTTCTACCGTACGGACATCTTCAATGAGTTGGGTCTGAATCCGCCCGACACGTGGCAGGACTTATATAACATGATCTGGCTGCTTCAGCAGCGCGGCATGGACTTCTTCTTCCCGCCGGTTGGCGTGTCCGCGGGTGGGGGCATCTACGGTTTGGCTGAGTCCCTTGTGCCGGGGTTCCTGCCTTTCCTCTACCAAAACGGGGGAGACTTCTATACTGAAAAAGGTTTGAGCGCTCTGGACTCTCCCGAAGCACTGGCCGGCTTCCGCGAGTGGACGGAACTCTATACGAACTATAAGATTACGCAACAGGCTGACTTCTATAACCGCATGCGGACCGGCGAGATGCCGATTGGCGTCTCCGGCTTCTTTACCTACGTTCTCTTGTCCGTTGCGGCGCCGGAGCTTGAAGGCCGCTGGGAAATGCGCCCGCTTCCCGGAAAACGCCGACCAGACGGACAAGTAGACCGGACCTCAGGCGGCTATGGTCAAGCCGTGGTGATCATGGATAATTCAGATAAACAAGACAAGGCCTGGGAGTGGGCGAAATGGTGGACGTCGGTGGGTGCCCAGGCGCGCTTCGGTGAAGAGCTTGAGGCGTTGATTGGCACAGAGGCGCGATGGAATACTGCCAATGTTAAGGCCTTGAACCAACTTCCCTTCCCGCAGAAAGATATCGAGTCAATCCAAGAACAGTGGCGTTGGTTCAAGGAGCAACCGGTTACGTTGGGCGGTTACTTTACGCCTCGCCACATTATAAATGCTTGGAACCGCGTGGTGCTTCAGGGGTGGAACGCACGTGAAGCCCTGGAAGAAGCAGTAAAGCAGATCGACCGCGAACTGCTTCGCAAGCGCGAGGAATTCGGGCTTGACGTTGATCTCAGTAAGACGAAAGGGGGTCTGGAGTAA
- a CDS encoding sugar ABC transporter permease, with protein MAEVKSSGPGADTTAQPRAVAAPKTGLQRIFAQYGVSYAFLLPYMIFFFAFLIIPVGVAIWLSFTYFNMLEPPRVIGWSNYRLLFLEDDIFVLSIRNTLFFAVITGPVSLTASFLLAWFINQIRVRTIYALAFYAPSLTSAIAMAVVWRIVFSGDRYGYMNYFLMRMGFIQEPFLWLIDQRTMLPVIMFVMLWMSMGNNFLVFLAGLQTVNTELYEAGKVDGISHPLQEMWYITLPSMKPQVLFGVINAVVLMFSAGFEISLSLAGLPSPLYAAHMILSHLYDYAFIRFEMGYAAAIAVILFIITFGVGQGALRLLSTKDE; from the coding sequence ATGGCCGAAGTAAAGAGTAGCGGCCCGGGAGCAGATACCACGGCACAGCCGCGAGCGGTTGCAGCACCAAAAACGGGCTTGCAAAGAATTTTTGCCCAATATGGTGTGTCGTACGCGTTCTTGCTGCCCTACATGATCTTCTTCTTTGCTTTCCTTATCATCCCTGTAGGGGTGGCAATCTGGCTTAGCTTTACGTATTTCAATATGCTGGAACCGCCTCGGGTGATCGGCTGGTCCAATTATCGCTTGCTGTTCCTTGAGGACGACATCTTTGTGCTGTCGATTCGTAATACGCTTTTCTTCGCAGTTATTACGGGACCGGTCAGCCTTACTGCATCTTTCCTTCTTGCTTGGTTCATTAACCAAATTCGTGTGCGCACAATCTACGCGTTGGCCTTCTATGCGCCTTCGCTCACGAGTGCAATTGCCATGGCGGTTGTATGGCGGATCGTCTTTTCCGGCGACCGTTACGGGTACATGAATTACTTCCTTATGCGCATGGGTTTCATTCAGGAACCATTCCTGTGGCTCATCGACCAGCGGACAATGTTGCCGGTAATCATGTTCGTCATGCTATGGATGAGCATGGGCAACAATTTCTTGGTCTTCCTTGCCGGTTTGCAGACGGTGAATACCGAATTGTATGAGGCAGGGAAAGTGGACGGCATCTCACATCCGCTTCAAGAGATGTGGTACATTACGCTGCCCTCCATGAAACCGCAGGTGCTGTTTGGTGTTATCAATGCGGTGGTTCTTATGTTCTCGGCCGGGTTCGAGATTTCCCTCTCATTGGCCGGCCTCCCGAGCCCGCTCTATGCGGCGCATATGATACTCTCGCACCTGTACGACTATGCATTTATCCGGTTTGAAATGGGTTATGCGGCTGCAATTGCCGTGATACTCTTCATCATTACCTTTGGTGTCGGGCAGGGTGCGTTGCGCCTGCTCTCCACCAAGGATGAGTAA
- a CDS encoding carbohydrate ABC transporter permease: MVIRVGRFKMTSGEFTTIAALTILAAFMSLPLIFVVSHALKPIDELFLFPPRFIVRNPTLRNFQDLLIATYSLNVPFIRYIFNSVFVAFCTVVGGVLLASLAAYPLAKHNFPGRHAMFIVVIAALMFTPQVTAIPRYLVVYQLGIIDTYFALVLPNLAIPYALFLMKQFMEQIPAALIESAKIDGATEWTVFWRVVMPLVTPAWATLVIIIFVGTWNDIWAPLVFTRTESMRTLPIALQTLISQGSVARQGAYAAATFIMITPPVVLFTLVQRRVIATMAHSGIKA, from the coding sequence ATGGTAATTCGAGTTGGACGATTCAAGATGACGAGCGGTGAGTTTACGACCATCGCGGCGTTGACTATTCTCGCTGCGTTTATGTCGTTGCCACTGATCTTCGTCGTATCACACGCACTGAAGCCGATCGATGAGCTCTTTCTCTTTCCGCCCCGCTTCATCGTGCGAAATCCCACCCTGCGAAACTTTCAGGATCTCTTGATTGCTACATACTCACTCAACGTCCCGTTTATTCGGTACATCTTTAATAGTGTGTTTGTGGCCTTCTGTACGGTAGTTGGCGGGGTGTTGCTGGCGAGTTTGGCAGCTTATCCCTTGGCGAAGCATAACTTCCCGGGACGCCATGCGATGTTTATCGTGGTCATTGCGGCGCTGATGTTTACACCGCAAGTGACGGCGATTCCTAGATACCTGGTTGTCTACCAGCTCGGTATCATCGACACGTACTTTGCACTGGTTCTGCCCAATCTTGCTATTCCGTATGCACTCTTCCTGATGAAGCAGTTTATGGAGCAGATCCCCGCGGCACTCATTGAATCGGCCAAGATAGACGGGGCAACGGAGTGGACAGTCTTCTGGCGTGTTGTCATGCCCTTGGTAACTCCGGCATGGGCCACGCTGGTGATCATTATCTTCGTAGGAACGTGGAACGATATCTGGGCGCCTCTGGTATTCACGCGGACGGAATCGATGCGGACCTTGCCTATCGCTTTGCAGACCTTGATCAGCCAGGGCTCAGTGGCCCGGCAAGGTGCATATGCGGCGGCAACATTTATCATGATCACGCCGCCAGTGGTACTATTCACGTTAGTGCAACGGCGCGTGATTGCCACCATGGCACACTCGGGAATCAAGGCATAA
- a CDS encoding tetratricopeptide repeat protein: protein MFGHKGSRIKAALAGLAAVWLILTSAGTASALELDPKLSYTIDPRNQRVPSPLPYIFEKEINGIHLPTGAFKEPSDLFLDHEENLWLADTGNDRVLKFSQDGDYLMEISNLSKPEGVYVDPDGNIFVADTGNNRILRLDPEGNFVDEFFKPSTTLIPIDHTFAPSKLVVDRSGRIYTLEAGSNLGIIVLDGEGNFRGFFGATRLDFSLRRLIVSMFATQEQRRKIFLPQPTPHSNLYLSEDGFLYTVVATAVKDQLQKLSPVGVNVYPHSTSVAIYMRFFKSDSLKFYGEREGAGRRTQFPRFSDVNVNEAGIITVVDANSAKVYQYDQDGEPLLAFGGRGVQQGQLGYPTSVVTDAAGSLYILDAIRNNIQVYRPTLFARLVHSASKFYWDGRYDEAANLWQQVLKLDANMYLAHSALGKALYRQERYQDAMVEYFRGYDKDEYAKAYSEARYLWMRANFGLFMLYLFLGIGAIIVIPRGTRRVFAYGFQRGILKQESTWYKIYRQAVGVLRDPMETFWALREDSTWWTVWTILGLAILVRMLTLNTVSFHYSAIDPEDINFVLEVSRIIVPFMVWVIANYGVSAIFYGEGSPKVVAATTAYCLQPYIIIALPLALVSNVLTKDESALYGFAQGFMYWWMGALIYLQVKVVHDFEFKRAAGVSFLNIMGMVAIFGISALSYFMSSRVIRFLWEVVYEVVTR, encoded by the coding sequence ATGTTTGGACACAAAGGATCAAGAATAAAGGCGGCGCTGGCGGGCCTTGCGGCGGTTTGGCTAATCCTGACGTCTGCCGGCACGGCGTCTGCTTTGGAGCTTGATCCAAAGCTGTCTTATACCATTGACCCCCGCAACCAACGGGTGCCATCGCCACTCCCCTACATCTTTGAGAAAGAAATCAACGGCATTCATCTACCGACTGGCGCTTTCAAGGAGCCGTCGGACCTCTTCCTCGACCACGAGGAAAACCTTTGGCTGGCTGACACAGGCAACGACCGGGTGCTCAAATTCTCTCAGGATGGCGATTACCTGATGGAGATTAGCAACCTGAGTAAGCCGGAGGGAGTCTATGTTGATCCGGACGGTAATATCTTTGTGGCAGATACCGGCAATAACCGAATTCTGCGGCTGGATCCGGAGGGGAACTTTGTCGATGAGTTTTTCAAGCCTTCAACAACGCTAATCCCTATCGACCATACGTTCGCTCCCAGTAAGCTTGTGGTGGACCGGAGTGGGCGTATCTACACCTTGGAGGCTGGCAGCAATCTCGGCATCATTGTGCTGGATGGCGAGGGTAACTTCCGTGGCTTCTTTGGGGCTACTCGATTAGATTTCAGTCTGCGCAGACTGATTGTGAGTATGTTTGCGACGCAGGAACAGCGGCGTAAGATCTTCTTGCCCCAGCCCACGCCGCACTCCAATCTGTATCTCTCCGAAGATGGTTTCCTCTACACGGTCGTGGCGACTGCGGTCAAGGACCAGCTTCAGAAGCTGAGTCCGGTGGGTGTAAATGTCTATCCGCATTCGACGTCTGTAGCCATTTACATGCGCTTCTTCAAATCGGATTCGCTGAAGTTCTATGGCGAGCGAGAAGGAGCCGGTAGGCGGACCCAATTCCCACGCTTCTCCGATGTAAACGTCAATGAAGCGGGAATTATTACGGTTGTTGATGCCAATTCGGCAAAAGTCTATCAATATGATCAGGATGGTGAGCCGTTGCTGGCGTTCGGCGGCCGAGGAGTGCAGCAAGGCCAACTTGGCTACCCAACGAGTGTGGTGACGGATGCGGCAGGGTCGCTTTATATCCTGGATGCCATTCGCAACAACATTCAGGTGTATCGGCCTACGCTCTTTGCCAGATTGGTCCACTCTGCGAGCAAGTTCTATTGGGACGGACGCTACGATGAGGCGGCCAACCTGTGGCAGCAAGTTCTCAAGCTTGACGCGAACATGTACCTTGCGCATAGCGCCCTTGGCAAAGCGCTTTACCGCCAAGAACGCTACCAAGACGCGATGGTTGAGTACTTTAGAGGCTACGACAAGGATGAGTATGCAAAGGCTTACTCAGAAGCGCGCTACCTCTGGATGCGTGCGAATTTCGGTCTCTTCATGCTCTACCTGTTCTTGGGGATAGGCGCCATCATCGTAATTCCGCGAGGCACGCGCCGCGTGTTTGCGTATGGCTTCCAGCGGGGCATCCTCAAACAGGAGAGTACGTGGTACAAGATCTATCGTCAGGCCGTTGGCGTCTTGCGTGACCCGATGGAGACCTTCTGGGCTTTGCGTGAGGACTCTACATGGTGGACTGTATGGACGATTCTCGGTCTTGCCATCCTCGTGCGAATGCTCACGCTGAATACAGTGAGCTTTCACTACTCTGCAATTGATCCCGAGGATATTAACTTTGTCCTTGAGGTCTCGCGGATCATCGTGCCCTTCATGGTCTGGGTGATTGCCAATTACGGCGTGAGTGCGATCTTCTATGGTGAAGGGTCGCCGAAAGTAGTGGCAGCTACGACTGCATACTGTCTGCAACCGTACATCATTATCGCGTTACCGCTAGCGCTCGTGTCGAACGTGCTCACGAAGGATGAGAGTGCGCTCTATGGCTTCGCGCAGGGCTTTATGTATTGGTGGATGGGTGCACTCATTTACCTGCAAGTCAAGGTGGTACACGACTTTGAGTTCAAGCGGGCTGCAGGTGTGAGCTTCCTCAATATAATGGGCATGGTTGCAATCTTTGGTATTTCGGCTCTTAGTTATTTCATGTCTTCGCGGGTGATCCGCTTCCTCTGGGAGGTTGTTTATGAAGTTGTCACTCGCTAG